The bacterium DNA segment GTAAGGTTAGCATTCTGTTTTCCTCATCAATGGATAAAAATGCGGCATTACTTGAAGATAATAACGACAATGGGATTATTAAAATCGCATACACCTGTCAACAACAGGGGTACGCGGTTACTTTTATTTCAAAAGATCTGAATGCACGGGTCAAAGCCGATGCACTTGGCATTCGTACAGAAGATTATCAGAAAGAGACCGTTTCGCCTGAAGAGTTTTATCATGGGTGGGTTAAAGTTCCTGTTTCTGCCAATGAGCTTCGTGCAGAACTTCCTGGTGTTTTAAATGATCTGTATAAAGGTTTGGCATACAATGAGTTTGTGCTGCTTGAAAGTCAACACAATCCCCATAACTATCGACTGTTTCGATACTTGGGAAATAAAAATTTCAAAACGGTAACTGATGTACCAATGCGTTGGCCGCTGCGTGCCAAAAACCCCGAACAGCTTATGGCACTTGATCTTCTGTTTGATCCGGCGGTTCAGTGTATAACCCTTTTTGGTCCTGCAGGAACGGGAAAAACTTTTCTGGTGCTACTTGCCGGACTGTATAAAGTTCTGGTTGAACATGAATTTGAACGGATGCTCGTTTCGCGACCTGTCATACCACTTGGTCGTGATCTTGGGTATCTGCCCGGAACGTTGGAAGAGAAACTGTACAGTTGGATGTTGCCGATTTATGACAATATTCAGTTTATTGTTCATTCGACCAAAATGGATATCCATGGAGCTGGCACTAACGGACATGAGCATGTTGTTAGCAGTAAAAAATTAAAAGAGCGGCACCAAGATCGAAGTAAACATAAAGGTTCATTTGGCAATGATGAGCATAGTGTGGCCGAAAAGAAAGATGGCATGACGTTAGAAAATCTTATAAAACAGAATAAGATAAGTCTTGAGCCGATAACGTACATGCGTGGTCGGTCAATACCCTACCAACTCATTTTTGTTGATGAGGTCCAAAATTTAACCCCTCACGAGGTTAAAACACTGGTTACGCGTGTGGGCCAGGGTTCAAAAATTGTTCTGGCCGGTGATCCGTATCAGATCGACTCACCCTATCTGGATTTTGCAAGTAACGGTCTTGTTGCAGCCAGTGAGCGGTTGAAAGGACAACGGCTTTTCGGTTCTGTATTCTTGCAGACTAGCGAACGAAGTGAGTTGAGTGAAATGGCCAGTAAGTTGTTGTAGGAAGTTTTTTTGTCCAAATTGATCCTTTTTCCGCACCAAGTTCATTGCCTGTAAACAAGGTGGGAGCAGTACACTGCTTGTAATGATAAAGAATTGTAACTTGCGTCAAGCAAAAACGAAATTCTTAACTGAATGATCTAGCATGGGATGCTTTTTTTA contains these protein-coding regions:
- a CDS encoding PhoH family protein, with the translated sequence MPVKKIVRKRQSVDQQKLFILDTNVLLHDPHALESFEGVHVSVPVIVLEELDRFKHEGTDRGRNAREVIRILDRLRAHGSLKDGVALSHGGKVSILFSSSMDKNAALLEDNNDNGIIKIAYTCQQQGYAVTFISKDLNARVKADALGIRTEDYQKETVSPEEFYHGWVKVPVSANELRAELPGVLNDLYKGLAYNEFVLLESQHNPHNYRLFRYLGNKNFKTVTDVPMRWPLRAKNPEQLMALDLLFDPAVQCITLFGPAGTGKTFLVLLAGLYKVLVEHEFERMLVSRPVIPLGRDLGYLPGTLEEKLYSWMLPIYDNIQFIVHSTKMDIHGAGTNGHEHVVSSKKLKERHQDRSKHKGSFGNDEHSVAEKKDGMTLENLIKQNKISLEPITYMRGRSIPYQLIFVDEVQNLTPHEVKTLVTRVGQGSKIVLAGDPYQIDSPYLDFASNGLVAASERLKGQRLFGSVFLQTSERSELSEMASKLL